One window of the Acidimicrobiia bacterium genome contains the following:
- a CDS encoding Gfo/Idh/MocA family oxidoreductase, whose translation MSFTPYDRPVRAAFIGLGRIYDLNVRAYLDNPDVEVVALVDPSEERRSQRQADWTAARTFASVAELIASGLEVDAVECLLPIPLHVDGVIELLDAGWHVNLQKPMCNDLASAQRMLDAAASNDRVLRVMENYLFYEPLRKLKATVESGELGTVSGYHMKMVGSGRGGWDVPMSSYEWQVRQMRDGRGVLVFDDGWHKLATALWLFGPLREVRAWIGATEVVPGFAIDAPTTILWEHANGVRGVWDITIATDMYLRSDYYTNDERWEVTGRQGYARVNRCTGRGIQQPSLDVYADGEMRSYHALDDDWASSFRDSGRHWLRWLHTGEGPLLWGGAEAVDVLRFALAAYASSEAGGTGVDPASLR comes from the coding sequence ATGAGCTTCACGCCCTACGACCGTCCGGTGCGCGCTGCGTTCATCGGGCTCGGTCGCATCTACGACCTGAACGTGCGCGCCTACCTCGACAACCCGGACGTCGAGGTGGTCGCGCTCGTCGACCCGAGCGAGGAGCGGCGCTCGCAGCGGCAGGCCGACTGGACCGCGGCGCGCACGTTCGCATCGGTCGCCGAGCTGATCGCAAGTGGTCTCGAGGTCGACGCGGTCGAATGCCTGCTCCCGATCCCGCTGCACGTCGACGGCGTGATCGAGCTGCTCGACGCGGGCTGGCACGTCAACCTGCAGAAGCCGATGTGCAACGACCTCGCGAGCGCGCAGCGCATGCTCGACGCGGCCGCCTCCAACGACCGCGTGCTGCGCGTGATGGAGAACTACCTCTTCTACGAGCCGCTGCGGAAGCTGAAGGCAACGGTCGAGTCGGGCGAGCTCGGCACCGTGAGCGGCTACCACATGAAGATGGTCGGCAGCGGCCGCGGCGGCTGGGACGTGCCGATGAGCAGCTACGAGTGGCAGGTCCGCCAGATGCGTGACGGGCGCGGGGTCCTCGTGTTCGACGACGGCTGGCACAAGCTTGCGACCGCGCTGTGGCTCTTCGGTCCGCTGCGCGAGGTGCGCGCGTGGATCGGCGCGACGGAAGTGGTGCCCGGATTCGCGATCGACGCGCCGACGACGATCCTGTGGGAGCACGCGAACGGCGTGCGCGGCGTGTGGGACATCACGATCGCAACCGACATGTACCTGCGCTCCGACTACTACACGAACGACGAGCGTTGGGAGGTGACGGGTCGGCAGGGATACGCGCGCGTCAACCGTTGCACCGGCCGCGGCATCCAGCAGCCGAGCCTCGACGTCTATGCCGACGGTGAGATGCGCTCGTACCACGCGCTCGACGACGACTGGGCGAGCAGCTTCCGCGATTCAGGTCGTCACTGGCTCCGGTGGTTGCACACCGGCGAGGGTCCGTTGCTGTGGGGTGGTGCGGAGGCGGTCGACGTGTTGCGCTTCGCGCTCGCGGCGTACGCGAGCAGCGAAGCCGGCGGCACGGGAGTCGATCCCGCGTCGCTGCGCTGA
- a CDS encoding IPT/TIG domain-containing protein, giving the protein MSTRTRRSGRLMFWTTLASLSTIAVVIAPVAAASAAASSAVSALTVTISHPSAAAGALTTYAVHLKTSASGGLSGDAGDTITVTLPAGTSLTGFHGGALLDGTTQLGGCLVDAPTVVSCYVYSGSNVPGGDSITLDMNGVTNPTAPKTTYKLTVSTTSDTTKVTSPAYTVVAAHALSNLTATNAAPTTAAGALTTYRATFKTSATGGMAGDTGSIIAITLPPGTTVAAFHGGAILDGATQVGGCLVPDTTKPVVDCYVYSGATTAAGDTLTTVLNGITNPTAPKTTYKLTVSTTSDPTTITSPSYSVVAAHDLANLTVAIAAPSSSAKALTTYAVAFKASATGGMAGDTGSLINITLPSGTSIADFLDGAVIDGATQVGGCLVPDTTKPVVQCYIYAGATTAAGDSITADLNGVTNPTTAKAYKLTVSTTSDDTAITSPSYTVTAISGITTASVAPSSTVTKASNVTYVESFKATTGLAGTTGSTVTVALPAGTGVTGLAPASGIFHGSTQTGGCQVDHATVVVCEVYSGTTVAAGATVTVKLVGLKNPATSGPYTAKLSTSSDTIVRSITYCIVAAGVPCIANVKPASGAVGAAVTITGLNLAHATAVKFHGVAATITTDSATTITTKVPAGASTGTITVTTAGGVATSPTAFTVIPPPSITSFAPHSGRVGTPVTISGHDLENASSVTFNGVTALIQTDSATTITTKVPAGATTGKISVRTPGGTATTAKFTVT; this is encoded by the coding sequence ATGAGCACACGGACGCGTCGATCGGGTCGGCTGATGTTCTGGACGACACTCGCGAGCCTCAGCACCATCGCGGTGGTGATCGCGCCGGTCGCCGCGGCGAGCGCCGCCGCGAGCTCCGCGGTCTCTGCTCTGACGGTCACGATCTCGCACCCGAGCGCCGCGGCCGGCGCGCTCACGACGTACGCGGTGCACTTGAAGACGTCGGCGTCCGGCGGCCTGTCGGGCGACGCGGGCGACACCATCACGGTGACGTTGCCCGCCGGCACGTCGCTCACCGGCTTCCACGGCGGCGCGCTCCTCGACGGTACGACACAACTCGGGGGCTGCCTCGTCGACGCTCCGACGGTCGTCAGCTGTTACGTCTACAGCGGTTCGAACGTGCCCGGGGGCGACAGCATCACCCTGGATATGAACGGCGTCACGAATCCGACCGCGCCCAAGACGACGTACAAGCTCACCGTCAGCACCACGTCCGACACGACGAAGGTCACGTCGCCCGCGTACACCGTCGTCGCCGCACACGCCCTGTCGAATCTCACGGCCACGAACGCGGCGCCGACGACCGCGGCCGGCGCGCTCACGACCTACCGCGCCACGTTCAAGACTTCGGCGACGGGCGGGATGGCCGGCGACACGGGCAGCATCATCGCGATCACGCTGCCGCCCGGCACCACGGTCGCCGCGTTCCACGGCGGCGCGATTCTCGACGGCGCGACGCAGGTCGGCGGATGCCTCGTTCCCGACACCACGAAGCCCGTCGTCGACTGCTACGTCTACAGCGGCGCGACGACCGCCGCGGGCGACACCCTCACGACCGTCCTCAACGGCATCACCAATCCGACCGCACCCAAGACGACGTACAAGCTCACGGTCAGTACCACGTCGGACCCGACGACGATCACGTCACCGAGCTACAGCGTGGTCGCGGCGCACGACCTCGCGAACCTCACGGTCGCGATCGCAGCGCCGTCGTCGTCGGCGAAGGCGCTCACGACGTACGCGGTCGCGTTCAAGGCGTCGGCGACGGGCGGGATGGCCGGCGACACCGGCAGCCTCATCAACATCACCCTGCCGTCGGGCACGTCGATCGCCGACTTCCTCGACGGCGCCGTGATCGACGGCGCGACGCAGGTCGGCGGCTGCCTCGTTCCCGACACCACGAAGCCCGTCGTCCAGTGCTACATCTACGCCGGCGCGACGACCGCGGCCGGCGACTCGATCACGGCCGACCTCAACGGCGTGACCAACCCGACGACCGCGAAGGCGTACAAGCTCACGGTCAGCACGACATCCGACGACACAGCGATCACGTCGCCGAGCTACACGGTCACCGCGATCTCGGGCATCACGACCGCGAGCGTCGCCCCGAGCTCGACGGTGACGAAGGCCTCGAACGTCACGTACGTCGAGTCGTTCAAGGCGACGACCGGGCTCGCCGGCACGACGGGCAGCACCGTGACGGTCGCGCTCCCGGCGGGCACGGGCGTGACCGGTTTGGCGCCGGCCAGCGGGATCTTTCACGGCTCCACACAGACCGGCGGCTGCCAGGTCGACCACGCGACGGTCGTGGTGTGCGAGGTGTACAGCGGCACGACCGTCGCCGCGGGCGCGACGGTCACCGTCAAGCTCGTCGGGCTGAAGAACCCGGCGACGAGCGGCCCCTACACCGCGAAGCTCTCGACCAGCTCCGACACGATCGTCCGGTCGATCACGTACTGCATCGTCGCCGCGGGCGTGCCGTGCATCGCGAACGTCAAGCCCGCGAGCGGCGCGGTCGGAGCCGCGGTCACGATCACGGGATTGAACCTCGCGCACGCGACCGCGGTGAAGTTCCACGGCGTCGCCGCGACGATCACGACCGATTCGGCCACGACGATCACGACGAAGGTGCCCGCGGGCGCGAGCACGGGGACGATCACGGTCACCACCGCGGGCGGTGTCGCGACGAGCCCGACCGCCTTCACGGTGATCCCGCCGCCGAGCATCACGAGCTTCGCTCCGCATTCGGGCCGCGTCGGCACTCCGGTGACGATCTCCGGACACGACCTCGAGAACGCGTCGAGCGTCACGTTCAACGGTGTCACCGCGTTGATACAGACCGACTCGGCCACGACGATCACGACGAAGGTGCCCGCGGGCGCGACGACCGGGAAGATCAGTGTCCGCACGCCCGGCGGAACGGCGACGACCGCCAAGTTCACGGTGACTTGA
- a CDS encoding N-acetyltransferase, whose protein sequence is MSSNAFVPPEFAVPTEAHFGDHLHLVPLGPQHNDADYAAWTSSIDHIRATPGFRKGSWPRPMSPSENLGDLERHADDFRLRRGFTYTVLDADDAVIGCLYIYPSKDERVDAAVQSWVRADRSELDRPLYDAVSSWLRSDWPFDVVAYRERTAE, encoded by the coding sequence ATGTCGTCGAATGCTTTCGTCCCACCGGAGTTCGCGGTTCCGACCGAGGCGCACTTCGGTGATCATCTCCATCTGGTTCCGCTCGGCCCGCAACACAACGACGCCGACTACGCGGCGTGGACATCGAGCATCGACCACATCCGGGCCACGCCGGGATTCCGCAAGGGCTCGTGGCCGCGTCCGATGTCACCCTCGGAGAATCTGGGAGATCTCGAGCGGCACGCCGACGATTTCCGACTTCGTCGAGGCTTCACCTACACCGTCCTCGATGCCGACGACGCGGTGATCGGATGTCTCTACATCTATCCCTCGAAGGACGAACGCGTCGACGCCGCGGTGCAGTCATGGGTTCGTGCCGACCGAAGCGAGCTCGATCGACCGCTCTACGACGCGGTGAGCTCTTGGCTCCGCAGTGATTGGCCGTTCGACGTCGTCGCGTACCGCGAACGCACCGCGGAGTAG
- a CDS encoding trypsin-like peptidase domain-containing protein: MNEVSANEAGADEASADEVSANDGTTADAPPPSTARSRSLGASGAFAAVVAVLVFVASGTGYLVGRRKPTSATSASGSSSVAVPAFNNTNGGGSSFGGNFGGFGSATGTGSSSTSSSGSSSTASAAAAKVASKVDPAIVDVTSTLADGEALGTGMVITSDGEILTNYHVISGATSVHVQLVTTGKSYSATVVGYDASRDVALLKVADVSGLTTITTSGASDVGTGQSIVVIGNAYGQGGTPSVVEGAVTATNRTITASDETGYDAETLNGLIEMSAPAVSGDSGGAVADTSGRVVAMTTAAWAGNGTVSYSTSGEAYAIPIESALSVVHEIEAGNTSSTVHLGEHGILGVGVQTGNGGGAYVAEVESGSAAAEAGITAGDTITALNGTDVGSVSALNVAMDATHVGDHVTVQWQDANGVSHHATVALTDGVA, translated from the coding sequence GTGAACGAAGTCAGTGCGAACGAAGCCGGCGCCGACGAAGCCAGCGCCGACGAAGTCAGCGCGAACGACGGCACGACCGCGGATGCGCCGCCCCCGTCGACGGCGCGCTCGCGCTCGCTCGGCGCGTCCGGCGCCTTCGCCGCGGTGGTCGCAGTCCTGGTGTTCGTCGCGTCGGGTACCGGCTATCTGGTCGGCCGGCGCAAGCCGACGAGCGCGACGAGCGCGAGTGGCTCGTCGTCGGTTGCCGTCCCCGCGTTCAACAACACGAACGGCGGCGGTTCATCGTTCGGAGGCAACTTCGGCGGGTTCGGGTCTGCGACCGGAACCGGGTCCTCGAGCACTTCGAGCTCGGGTTCGTCGAGCACGGCATCGGCGGCCGCGGCGAAGGTTGCGTCGAAGGTCGACCCCGCGATCGTCGACGTCACCTCGACGCTCGCCGACGGCGAAGCGCTGGGGACGGGCATGGTCATCACGTCCGACGGCGAGATCCTCACGAACTATCACGTCATCTCCGGCGCGACGAGCGTCCATGTGCAGCTCGTCACCACCGGCAAGTCGTACTCGGCCACGGTGGTCGGATACGACGCGTCGCGCGACGTCGCACTGTTGAAGGTCGCCGACGTGTCGGGACTCACCACGATCACGACGAGCGGCGCCTCCGATGTCGGCACCGGACAGAGCATCGTCGTGATCGGGAACGCGTACGGCCAGGGCGGTACGCCGTCGGTCGTCGAGGGCGCGGTCACGGCGACGAACCGGACGATCACCGCGTCCGACGAGACCGGCTACGACGCCGAGACGTTGAATGGTCTCATCGAGATGTCCGCGCCCGCGGTGTCGGGTGACTCCGGCGGCGCGGTGGCCGACACGAGTGGTCGCGTCGTGGCGATGACCACGGCTGCGTGGGCCGGCAACGGCACGGTGTCGTACAGCACGTCCGGCGAGGCGTACGCGATCCCGATCGAGAGCGCGCTCTCGGTCGTGCACGAGATCGAGGCCGGAAACACGAGCTCCACCGTCCACCTCGGCGAGCACGGAATTCTCGGCGTCGGCGTGCAGACCGGAAACGGCGGCGGCGCATACGTCGCCGAGGTCGAGTCGGGTTCGGCTGCCGCGGAGGCCGGCATCACCGCGGGCGACACGATCACCGCGCTGAACGGCACGGATGTCGGTTCGGTCAGCGCGTTGAACGTCGCGATGGACGCGACGCACGTCGGTGATCACGTCACCGTGCAGTGGCAGGACGCGAACGGCGTCAGCCACCACGCGACGGTCGCGCTCACCGACGGCGTCGCCTGA
- a CDS encoding amidohydrolase family protein: MTIAAPTAPDDHFTIISSDCHAGASHATYREYLDSAYLEDFDAWRNKYKNPYKDLAPGDNRRLRNWDSEMRNSQQEADGIVGEVVFPNTVPPFFPSFVLFAPPPPPEEYDHRLAGIRAHNRWLKAWCAEFPERRAGVGQIFLNDIDDAIEDAIWIKENGLRGGVLLPAIPPDVKWVKPLYDPAYDRLWKVLEDLEIPVNAHGGTGVPDYGKYPVSMLLYIMEAGFYSQRPFVQLVLSGVFDRFPRLKFVMTENGCAWLPGLLAHLDAMLKSIRGGGSVGEIRYTDEERTGQLLGTEAFHQSCWMGVSQPGMADARAMEFVGQDRFMWGSDYPHDEGTFPHSREAIRSRFYQLAPDVKHKILATNAAELYDFDLDALVGLAAEVGPTVAELAEPLRTMPENPSQGLARGYVAGDEKGMSADMDSAAL, encoded by the coding sequence ATGACGATCGCCGCGCCGACCGCGCCCGACGACCACTTCACGATCATCTCGTCGGACTGCCACGCGGGTGCCTCGCACGCCACGTACCGCGAGTACCTCGACTCCGCGTACCTCGAGGACTTCGACGCCTGGCGCAACAAGTACAAGAACCCGTACAAGGACCTCGCCCCCGGCGACAACCGGCGGCTCCGCAACTGGGACAGCGAGATGCGCAACTCCCAGCAGGAGGCCGACGGGATCGTCGGCGAAGTCGTGTTCCCGAACACGGTGCCGCCGTTCTTCCCGAGCTTCGTGCTGTTCGCGCCGCCGCCTCCGCCGGAGGAGTACGACCACCGCCTCGCAGGGATCCGCGCGCACAACCGGTGGCTGAAGGCCTGGTGCGCGGAGTTTCCCGAGCGCCGCGCCGGTGTCGGTCAGATCTTCCTCAACGACATCGACGACGCGATCGAGGACGCGATCTGGATCAAGGAGAACGGTCTGCGCGGCGGCGTCCTCCTGCCCGCGATCCCGCCCGACGTGAAGTGGGTGAAGCCGCTCTACGACCCCGCGTACGACCGTCTCTGGAAGGTGCTCGAAGACCTCGAGATCCCGGTCAACGCGCACGGCGGCACCGGCGTGCCCGACTACGGCAAGTACCCCGTGTCGATGTTGCTCTACATCATGGAAGCGGGCTTCTACTCGCAGCGCCCGTTCGTGCAGCTCGTGCTGTCGGGTGTGTTCGACCGCTTCCCGCGCCTGAAGTTCGTGATGACCGAGAACGGCTGCGCGTGGTTGCCCGGGCTGCTCGCGCACCTCGACGCGATGCTGAAGTCGATTCGCGGCGGTGGCTCCGTCGGTGAGATCCGCTACACCGACGAAGAGCGCACCGGTCAGCTCCTCGGTACCGAGGCGTTCCACCAGAGCTGCTGGATGGGTGTGAGCCAGCCCGGTATGGCCGACGCGCGGGCGATGGAGTTCGTCGGTCAGGACCGCTTCATGTGGGGCAGCGACTACCCGCACGACGAGGGCACGTTCCCGCACTCGCGCGAGGCCATCCGTTCACGCTTCTACCAGCTCGCCCCCGACGTGAAGCACAAGATCCTCGCCACGAACGCGGCGGAGCTCTACGACTTCGACCTCGACGCGCTCGTCGGACTCGCCGCCGAAGTCGGCCCGACGGTCGCCGAGCTCGCGGAGCCGCTGCGCACCATGCCGGAGAACCCGAGCCAGGGTCTCGCGCGCGGCTACGTCGCGGGGGACGAGAAGGGGATGTCCGCCGACATGGACTCGGCCGCGCTGTAG
- a CDS encoding FAD-dependent monooxygenase translates to MTEHAVVIAGGGPTGLMLAGELALAGVDVVVVERRATQELDGSRAGGLHARTIEVLDQRGIAERFVAAGQQYPKVGFAGVALDITDFPTRHNYLLGLWQRDFEPILAAWVVELGVPFLREREVTGCAQDADGVDVELSDGTALRSTFLVGCDGGRSVVRKAAGIDFVGWDPTTSWMIAEVEMDDEPEIGVRREGGGIGPVDRVNGGSPYGVVLKEKRVEHDADPTLPDLRVALVAAYGTDFRVHSPTWISRFTDLTRQAASYRRDRVLLAGDAAHVHPPQGGQGLNVGVQDAVNLGWKLAQVIDGAASDALLDTYHAERHPVGARVLQSTMAMIAIGTPDDRHDALRAVLGEVLGLDEPRRHLAGMLSGLDIHYDLGDGHPLVGRRMPDLDLQRAGGATRVFSLLHDARPVLLDLAASGGFDSSPWPRVRVVDATYDGAWQLPVLGEVAAPAAVLIRPDGYVAFAGDLGDPGLPCALTTWFG, encoded by the coding sequence ATGACGGAGCACGCAGTGGTGATCGCCGGTGGTGGCCCGACCGGACTCATGTTGGCGGGGGAGCTGGCGCTCGCCGGTGTCGACGTGGTCGTCGTCGAACGACGCGCGACGCAGGAGCTCGACGGATCGCGCGCCGGCGGCCTGCACGCGCGCACGATCGAAGTGCTCGATCAGCGGGGGATCGCGGAACGGTTCGTCGCCGCGGGTCAGCAATATCCGAAGGTCGGCTTCGCGGGCGTCGCGCTCGACATCACCGACTTCCCGACGCGCCACAACTATCTGCTCGGGCTCTGGCAGCGCGACTTCGAGCCCATCCTCGCGGCCTGGGTGGTCGAGCTCGGAGTCCCGTTCCTGCGCGAGCGCGAGGTGACGGGCTGCGCGCAGGACGCCGACGGCGTCGACGTGGAGCTGTCCGATGGCACGGCGCTGCGGAGTACGTTCCTCGTCGGCTGCGACGGCGGTCGCAGCGTGGTCCGCAAGGCCGCGGGGATCGACTTCGTCGGGTGGGATCCGACGACGAGCTGGATGATCGCCGAGGTCGAGATGGACGACGAGCCCGAGATCGGCGTGCGCCGCGAGGGCGGAGGAATCGGTCCCGTCGACCGCGTGAACGGCGGTAGTCCGTACGGCGTCGTGCTCAAGGAGAAGCGGGTCGAGCACGACGCCGATCCGACACTGCCGGATCTGCGCGTCGCGCTCGTCGCCGCGTACGGCACCGACTTTCGCGTGCACAGCCCCACGTGGATCTCGCGCTTCACCGACCTGACCCGCCAGGCCGCGTCGTACCGCCGCGATCGCGTGCTGCTCGCGGGCGACGCCGCGCACGTGCATCCGCCGCAGGGCGGTCAGGGCCTGAACGTCGGTGTGCAGGACGCGGTGAACCTGGGCTGGAAGCTCGCGCAAGTGATCGACGGCGCAGCTTCCGACGCGTTGCTCGACACGTACCACGCCGAACGGCATCCCGTCGGTGCGCGCGTGTTGCAGAGCACGATGGCGATGATCGCGATCGGCACGCCCGACGATCGTCACGACGCGCTGCGCGCCGTATTGGGGGAGGTACTGGGCCTGGACGAGCCGCGCCGGCACCTCGCGGGAATGCTCTCCGGTCTCGACATCCACTACGACCTCGGTGACGGGCACCCGCTGGTCGGCCGGCGCATGCCCGACCTCGACCTGCAAAGGGCCGGCGGCGCGACGCGCGTGTTCAGCCTCCTGCACGACGCGCGGCCCGTGCTGCTCGATCTCGCGGCATCGGGTGGCTTCGACAGCTCGCCGTGGCCGCGCGTCCGCGTCGTCGATGCGACGTACGACGGCGCGTGGCAGCTGCCGGTGCTCGGTGAGGTCGCGGCGCCCGCGGCGGTGCTGATCCGGCCGGACGGCTACGTCGCGTTCGCGGGTGATCTCGGCGATCCCGGGCTGCCGTGCGCGCTCACGACCTGGTTCGGGTAG
- a CDS encoding SRPBCC family protein produces the protein MQEHKYSFEIDASPEEIWAVMHRRPPARRADEARAVGEFGPIVRTIRHGAVTIEIVHEGDEDGSGLVRHCFFRVPKYLFSGGVAQSWEHVTDVVPNESAKYFAIGKPLWSRAEGEHRLERLPDGRTRVYFTERYHVFNPVMRWLLEARVHRYLSKDNDRLVKAGIEQGLAARSSKSA, from the coding sequence GTGCAGGAACACAAGTACTCGTTCGAGATCGACGCGTCACCCGAGGAGATCTGGGCGGTGATGCATCGACGTCCACCCGCGCGTCGCGCCGACGAGGCGCGCGCGGTGGGCGAGTTCGGTCCGATCGTGCGCACGATCCGGCACGGCGCGGTGACGATCGAGATCGTGCACGAGGGCGACGAGGACGGGAGCGGCCTCGTTCGGCACTGCTTCTTCCGCGTGCCGAAGTACCTCTTCAGCGGAGGCGTCGCGCAGTCGTGGGAGCACGTGACCGACGTGGTGCCGAACGAGTCGGCGAAGTACTTCGCGATCGGGAAGCCGTTGTGGTCGCGCGCCGAAGGTGAGCACCGGCTCGAGCGCCTCCCCGACGGGCGCACGCGCGTGTACTTCACCGAGCGTTATCACGTGTTCAACCCGGTCATGCGGTGGCTGCTCGAGGCGCGTGTGCACCGCTACCTGTCGAAGGACAACGACCGCCTCGTGAAGGCGGGCATCGAACAGGGCCTGGCGGCGCGGAGCTCGAAGTCGGCCTGA
- a CDS encoding YciI family protein yields MQYVLIIYQGTTPLPTDPEAWATLSDDEQKAIYRDYAALNQTPGVEPGLPLGLAADATTVQVKDGKAVRREGPYPSEGAGGYVVFEADDLDAAVELAARIPAARHGGAVEIRPVATYW; encoded by the coding sequence ATGCAGTACGTGCTGATCATCTATCAGGGCACGACCCCGCTCCCGACCGATCCCGAAGCGTGGGCGACGTTGTCCGACGACGAGCAGAAGGCGATCTACCGCGACTACGCCGCGCTCAACCAGACGCCGGGCGTCGAGCCGGGCCTTCCGCTCGGCCTGGCCGCGGACGCGACGACCGTGCAGGTGAAGGACGGCAAGGCCGTGCGCCGCGAGGGGCCGTACCCGAGTGAAGGCGCGGGCGGCTACGTGGTGTTCGAAGCCGACGACCTCGACGCCGCGGTCGAGCTCGCGGCGCGCATCCCCGCGGCGCGCCACGGCGGCGCGGTCGAGATCCGTCCCGTCGCAACGTACTGGTAG
- a CDS encoding nucleoside hydrolase, with amino-acid sequence MQSRVAVVVTLVVAVALAGCTSGSSSSGPRPPRVTTTTSAGPRASGPAVIIDTDLSRWWDDATALGLANVLMQQGKVNVLGIGSDIRNPVAVAAIDAIDTAYGHAAIPLGAVAHSAADTAPHGYSDAVAARLPHTIRDSADVPDAVALYRRLLAAQPDHSVTVVALGAYTNLAGLLTSARALVVQKVERLVIEDGFFPGGGAPATNQKLDLAAARVVVGGRGWPTPIAWVDGLDGIGTRVGSSLCTAAPANNPMRVVYQQLFGCGAPRDGDWDAPTLLYAIGAVPRVFTQLGRGGAAVLNAKGGLSWQAQSTRPDDVYVHLAEQNALNAFIDPLLAVGAKAA; translated from the coding sequence GTGCAGTCGCGCGTGGCCGTCGTGGTGACGCTCGTCGTCGCGGTGGCGCTGGCCGGCTGCACGTCGGGATCGTCGTCGTCCGGCCCGCGACCGCCGCGCGTGACGACGACCACGAGCGCCGGGCCGCGCGCGTCGGGTCCCGCGGTGATCATCGACACCGACCTCTCGCGCTGGTGGGACGACGCGACCGCGCTCGGCCTCGCGAACGTGTTGATGCAGCAGGGCAAGGTGAACGTGCTCGGCATCGGGTCCGACATCCGCAACCCCGTCGCGGTCGCGGCGATCGACGCGATCGACACCGCGTACGGGCACGCGGCGATCCCGCTCGGCGCGGTCGCGCACAGCGCGGCCGACACCGCGCCGCACGGCTACAGCGACGCGGTCGCGGCACGGCTGCCGCACACGATTCGCGACAGCGCCGACGTGCCCGACGCGGTCGCGCTCTACCGTCGATTGCTCGCCGCGCAACCGGACCACAGCGTCACGGTCGTCGCGCTCGGCGCGTACACGAACCTCGCCGGTCTGCTCACCTCGGCGCGCGCGTTGGTGGTGCAGAAGGTCGAGCGACTCGTGATCGAGGACGGGTTCTTCCCCGGCGGCGGCGCGCCCGCCACGAACCAGAAGCTCGACCTCGCGGCCGCGCGTGTCGTTGTCGGCGGGCGCGGATGGCCGACGCCGATCGCGTGGGTCGACGGTCTCGACGGCATCGGAACCCGCGTCGGTTCGTCGTTGTGCACGGCCGCGCCCGCGAACAACCCGATGCGCGTCGTCTATCAGCAGCTGTTCGGCTGCGGCGCGCCGCGCGACGGCGACTGGGACGCGCCCACCCTGCTCTACGCGATCGGAGCGGTTCCTCGCGTCTTCACGCAGCTGGGTCGGGGCGGTGCGGCGGTGCTCAACGCGAAGGGCGGGCTGAGCTGGCAGGCGCAGTCGACACGACCCGACGACGTCTACGTGCACCTCGCCGAGCAGAACGCTCTGAACGCGTTCATCGATCCGCTCCTGGCCGTGGGCGCGAAGGCGGCCTGA